GTAATTATAATTGCTAAAATAAAACCTTCAACTATCGCTCCAACACTTACCATATAAATCATCCTCCATAAAAAGAAATTATTTTAGTTAATATCAATTTTATGTATTTCTTTTTCTATTTTAGGCAGTTTAATGGTTAAAACAGAATCTTGGAATTTAGCTGATGCTTCTTTAACCTTTATTTCAGAAGGAAGTTTTATTGTTCTCTTTGTTTCGCCGTAACTCCTTTCTTTTTGGATGTAATTGATGTCTTCATCTTCACTTTCCTCTTCAAACTTTGCCATGATATCTATACTTTCACCTGCAATTCCAATTTCAATGTTCTCCTTTTTCACAGCAGGAAGGTCTATTTTTAGTATTATACTATCATTGGTTTCCATAATGTCTGCTGGTGGTTTTTGGAGAGCTGTTGTGTAATCAGATAGAGTTTTTCCAACTTCTACTTGCTTAACTTTAATAGCATTCATTATGTCATTCAACAACTTCTCTGCCTGCGTCCTCTTTTTCCCAACTTCTTCTTGCATTTCATCAGATTTATCTTGGGCATTTTCTTTCATTTCATTTACACTATCAGCAACATCATCTTTTTTATCAGAAACACTAGATTTGATGTCACCCATTTTCTCTTTCATTTCATC
The sequence above is a segment of the Methanobacterium spitsbergense genome. Coding sequences within it:
- a CDS encoding Hsp20/alpha crystallin family protein, whose product is DEMKEKMGDIKSSVSDKKDDVADSVNEMKENAQDKSDEMQEEVGKKRTQAEKLLNDIMNAIKVKQVEVGKTLSDYTTALQKPPADIMETNDSIILKIDLPAVKKENIEIGIAGESIDIMAKFEEESEDEDINYIQKERSYGETKRTIKLPSEIKVKEASAKFQDSVLTIKLPKIEKEIHKIDIN